The Deinococcus radiopugnans ATCC 19172 genome has a segment encoding these proteins:
- the rplS gene encoding 50S ribosomal protein L19 → MSNIKVNRGAILRAVEQPHINTNHPEFRPGDTVRVETKVVEGNRTRNQAFEGVVIALNGAGSRRSFTVRKISFGEGVERVFPFSSPLLAKVSVLERGKVRRAKLYYLRDLRGKAARIKSDRSRVMKDAEASKAAKASKQAAAAQAAEAAAAPVEAAPETQGE, encoded by the coding sequence ATGAGCAACATCAAAGTGAACCGTGGCGCGATTCTGCGTGCCGTCGAGCAGCCACACATCAACACCAACCACCCCGAGTTCCGCCCAGGCGACACCGTCCGCGTGGAAACCAAGGTGGTTGAAGGCAACCGCACCCGCAACCAGGCCTTTGAAGGCGTGGTCATCGCCCTGAACGGCGCGGGCAGCCGCCGCAGCTTCACCGTCCGCAAGATCTCCTTCGGCGAGGGCGTGGAGCGCGTGTTCCCCTTCAGCAGCCCGCTGCTGGCCAAGGTCAGCGTGCTGGAGCGCGGCAAGGTGCGCCGCGCCAAGCTGTACTACCTGCGCGACCTGCGTGGCAAGGCCGCCCGCATCAAGAGCGACCGCAGCCGCGTGATGAAGGATGCCGAGGCCAGCAAGGCCGCCAAGGCCAGCAAGCAGGCCGCCGCCGCGCAGGCTGCCGAAGCTGCCGCCGCACCGGTCGAAGCCGCCCCCGAAACCCAGGGCGAGTAA
- a CDS encoding ribose-phosphate diphosphokinase, which translates to MVFSGQSNRPLAQAICDNLGVPLGHSTTEKFTNDNLIVHYEQSLREADVFIVQTFSNPVSDSIMELMLMIDAAKSASAGRVTAVIPYYSYARSDKKDSPRISIAGRLVADLIQAAGADRVLTMTLHSPQVHGFFKVPVDHLSADLVLSEHFRGCVDNAHEGVVLAPDAGSIKRASRISRLLDCGLAMIDKERVSDTEVVPRSLIGEVDGKTVFIIDDEISTAGSLVETVNIARSMGAKDVYVAVTHGVYSGPAIQRIAGLDVTQVASCNTVYVSPEKIEAAGGKLAVLDVAPLFASAIANIHTGASVSTLFS; encoded by the coding sequence ATGGTCTTTTCCGGCCAGAGCAACCGCCCGCTGGCGCAGGCCATCTGCGACAATCTGGGGGTGCCGCTGGGCCACAGCACCACCGAGAAATTCACCAACGACAACCTGATCGTGCACTACGAGCAGTCGCTGCGCGAGGCCGACGTGTTCATCGTGCAGACCTTCAGCAACCCGGTCAGCGACTCGATCATGGAACTGATGCTGATGATCGACGCGGCCAAAAGTGCGTCTGCGGGGCGCGTTACCGCCGTGATTCCGTACTACAGCTACGCCCGCAGCGACAAGAAGGACAGCCCGCGCATCTCCATCGCAGGGCGGCTGGTGGCCGATCTGATCCAGGCGGCGGGGGCCGACCGGGTGCTGACCATGACCCTGCACAGTCCACAGGTGCACGGCTTTTTCAAGGTGCCGGTCGATCACCTGTCGGCGGATCTGGTGCTGTCCGAGCATTTCCGGGGCTGCGTGGACAATGCCCACGAGGGCGTGGTGCTGGCCCCCGACGCGGGCAGCATCAAGCGGGCCAGCCGCATCTCGCGCCTGCTGGACTGCGGGCTGGCGATGATCGACAAGGAGCGCGTCTCCGATACGGAGGTGGTGCCGCGCTCCCTGATCGGTGAGGTGGACGGCAAGACCGTGTTCATCATCGACGACGAGATCAGCACCGCCGGCAGCCTGGTGGAGACGGTGAACATCGCCCGCAGCATGGGCGCCAAGGACGTGTACGTGGCCGTCACCCACGGGGTCTACAGCGGCCCGGCCATCCAGCGCATCGCGGGGCTGGACGTGACCCAGGTCGCCAGCTGCAACACGGTGTACGTTTCCCCGGAGAAGATCGAGGCGGCGGGCGGCAAACTGGCCGTGCTGGACGTGGCCCCGCTGTTCGCCAGCGCCATTGCCAACATCCACACCGGCGCGAGCGTCAGCACGCTGTTCAGCTGA
- a CDS encoding phytoene desaturase family protein yields the protein MTLDAVIVGAGPNGLSAALTLARAGLRVQVLEAHETAGGGMRSLPLTRPGFVHDYGSAIHPLAAASPAFRKWPLHAFGLDWVQPDAPVAHPLGHGSVTLERSLDATADALGADGPAWTRLMRPLLSDWEGLLHDILRPLPRVPSHFFTLARFGIRGLPPAELLGQLLFRTPQARALWGGLAAHTVLPFSAPGTSAMTLVLALLAHAVGWPFPRGGAQAIPDAMQAYLEYLGGEVITGVQVRCAADLPPARVTLVDSSPAVLLNLLGDRAPTAYRAALERYRYGPGIQKLDYALSGTVPWTDPRVARAATVHLGGTLDEVARSEAAAATHVAARPYVLAAQHTLFDSTRAPAGGHTFWAYSHVPNGSDADIGERMEAQIERYAPGFRELVLARHRTTAPMLQAYSPVFGGGDVNGGKGDLWGLLARPVLSATPYRTPVRGVYLCSSSTPPGGGIHGMAGYHAALAALKDEFGIQDSEG from the coding sequence ATGACCCTGGACGCGGTGATCGTCGGCGCTGGCCCCAATGGCCTCTCGGCTGCCCTGACCCTGGCCCGCGCCGGACTGCGGGTGCAGGTGCTGGAAGCGCACGAGACGGCGGGGGGCGGCATGCGCAGCTTGCCCCTGACGCGGCCCGGTTTCGTCCACGACTACGGCAGCGCCATTCACCCGCTGGCCGCCGCCAGCCCCGCCTTCCGCAAGTGGCCGCTGCACGCCTTCGGCCTGGACTGGGTGCAGCCTGACGCCCCGGTGGCGCATCCGCTGGGACACGGCTCGGTCACGCTGGAGCGCAGCCTGGACGCCACCGCCGACGCGCTGGGGGCGGACGGCCCCGCCTGGACTCGGTTGATGCGCCCCCTGCTTAGCGATTGGGAGGGCCTGTTGCACGACATCCTGCGCCCGCTGCCGCGCGTGCCGTCGCACTTCTTCACGCTGGCGCGGTTCGGGATTCGTGGCCTGCCGCCTGCCGAACTGCTGGGCCAACTGCTATTCCGCACGCCGCAGGCCCGCGCGCTGTGGGGTGGGCTGGCCGCGCACACGGTACTGCCCTTCTCGGCTCCCGGCACCTCGGCCATGACGCTGGTGCTGGCGCTGCTGGCCCACGCGGTGGGCTGGCCGTTTCCGCGCGGCGGGGCGCAGGCCATTCCCGACGCCATGCAGGCATATCTGGAATACCTGGGGGGCGAAGTAATCACGGGCGTGCAGGTCCGCTGCGCCGCCGACCTGCCCCCCGCCCGCGTGACGCTGGTGGACAGCAGCCCCGCCGTGTTGCTGAATCTTCTCGGTGACCGCGCCCCCACCGCCTACCGCGCCGCGCTGGAACGCTACCGCTACGGCCCCGGCATTCAGAAACTGGACTACGCCCTGAGCGGCACGGTGCCGTGGACTGACCCGCGTGTGGCCCGCGCCGCCACCGTCCATCTGGGCGGCACGCTGGACGAGGTGGCGCGTTCGGAGGCCGCCGCCGCCACCCACGTCGCGGCGCGGCCTTACGTCCTAGCCGCACAGCACACCCTCTTCGACTCCACCCGTGCCCCCGCCGGAGGGCACACCTTCTGGGCCTACTCGCACGTCCCGAACGGCAGCGACGCGGACATTGGGGAGCGCATGGAAGCCCAGATCGAGCGGTACGCGCCGGGCTTCCGTGAGCTGGTGCTGGCCCGTCACCGCACCACCGCGCCGATGCTCCAGGCCTACAGCCCGGTCTTCGGCGGCGGCGACGTGAACGGGGGCAAGGGCGATCTGTGGGGCCTGCTGGCCCGTCCGGTGCTGAGCGCCACGCCGTACCGCACGCCCGTCAGGGGCGTCTACCTGTGTTCCAGCAGCACGCCCCCCGGCGGCGGGATCCATGGTATGGCGGGCTACCACGCCGCGCTGGCCGCGCTGAAGGACGAGTTTGGGATTCAGGACTCGGAGGGGTGA
- a CDS encoding (2Fe-2S)-binding protein, producing MTTLNSVPLTLTVNGQAHALDIPVQATLLDVLRERLHLTGTKKGCDHGQCGACTVLMDGEPHLSCLTLALSAQHHEIGTIEGLSAPDGELHPMQAAFLEHDAFQCGYCTPGQILSAVACVECGHAENDAELRDFMSGNLCRCAAYPQIFEAVKSVAGERR from the coding sequence ATGACCACACTCAACAGCGTTCCCCTGACCCTCACGGTCAACGGGCAGGCGCACGCTCTGGACATTCCCGTGCAGGCCACCCTGCTGGACGTGCTGCGCGAGCGGCTGCACCTGACCGGCACCAAGAAGGGCTGTGACCACGGCCAGTGCGGGGCCTGCACCGTGCTGATGGACGGCGAACCCCACCTGAGCTGCCTGACCCTGGCCCTGAGCGCCCAGCACCACGAGATCGGCACCATCGAGGGCCTGAGCGCCCCGGACGGCGAACTGCACCCGATGCAGGCGGCGTTTCTGGAACACGACGCCTTCCAGTGCGGCTACTGCACGCCCGGCCAGATTCTCAGCGCGGTGGCCTGCGTGGAGTGCGGCCACGCCGAGAACGACGCCGAGCTGCGCGATTTCATGAGCGGCAACCTGTGCCGCTGCGCCGCCTACCCGCAGATTTTTGAGGCCGTGAAGAGCGTGGCCGGAGAGCGGCGATGA
- a CDS encoding FAD binding domain-containing protein encodes MRPFEYARAQSVDGAVGQPGKFLAGGTTLLDLMKLDVERPAHLTDITPLRENGELSQIVEDGDGVRIGALTSMSQTAEHPLIATRYPALRAALLAGASQQIRNMASMGGNVMQRTRCPYFRDLAFKECNKREPGSGCGAREGFHRKMAILGGSEGCIATHASDASVALVAYGAALTLCGPDGERTVKLEEFNLLPGDTPNIEHDLKEGELIVALTLPAPIAENGVYLKVRDRESYEFALSSCAAVLDVQDGKVKAARVALGGVGTKPWRSPEAEATLIGQPATRETFETAARAALQHAHPLPQNAFKVPLTARVIVRALMQAAGLVDEAGNSIQGEQA; translated from the coding sequence ATGAGGCCCTTTGAGTACGCCAGAGCGCAGAGCGTAGACGGCGCGGTGGGCCAGCCGGGCAAGTTCCTGGCGGGCGGCACCACCCTGCTTGACCTGATGAAGCTGGACGTGGAGCGCCCCGCCCACCTGACCGACATCACGCCTTTGCGCGAAAATGGCGAGCTGTCGCAGATCGTGGAGGATGGAGACGGCGTGCGGATCGGCGCGCTGACCTCCATGTCGCAGACTGCCGAACACCCGCTGATCGCCACGCGCTACCCGGCATTGCGGGCTGCGTTATTGGCGGGCGCATCCCAGCAGATTCGCAACATGGCGAGCATGGGCGGCAACGTCATGCAGCGCACCCGTTGCCCGTACTTCCGCGATCTGGCCTTCAAGGAATGCAACAAGCGCGAACCCGGCAGCGGCTGCGGCGCCCGCGAGGGCTTTCACCGCAAGATGGCGATCCTGGGCGGCTCGGAGGGTTGCATTGCCACCCACGCCTCGGACGCTTCGGTGGCATTGGTGGCCTACGGGGCGGCCTTGACCCTGTGCGGCCCGGACGGGGAACGCACCGTCAAGCTGGAAGAGTTCAACCTGCTGCCCGGCGATACCCCCAACATTGAACACGATTTGAAAGAGGGGGAGTTGATCGTGGCGCTGACGCTGCCCGCCCCCATCGCTGAGAATGGCGTGTACCTGAAAGTGCGGGATCGCGAGAGCTACGAGTTTGCGCTGAGCAGTTGCGCCGCCGTGCTGGACGTGCAGGACGGAAAGGTGAAGGCGGCCCGCGTCGCGCTGGGCGGAGTCGGCACCAAGCCCTGGCGCTCGCCGGAAGCTGAGGCCACATTAATCGGCCAGCCCGCCACCCGCGAGACCTTCGAGACCGCCGCCCGCGCCGCGCTTCAGCACGCGCATCCACTCCCACAGAACGCCTTCAAGGTGCCGCTGACCGCCCGCGTGATTGTCCGGGCGCTGATGCAGGCGGCAGGACTGGTGGATGAGGCTGGAAATTCCATTCAGGGGGAGCAAGCATGA
- a CDS encoding xanthine dehydrogenase family protein molybdopterin-binding subunit: protein MTVQKGQPQHYVGQRVSRVDGPDKVRGAATYTAEFDLPRLAHAVLVSATIPHGSIKKIDQKAARAVPGVLDILTHESEGMKLGPVKAYPRGPAGTSVLPLQSPKIEFRGQPVALVVAESLEAAQHAAQLLEIEYDAHDFRATLEQGMNGLPLLDKLPMPPLGHSRGNVKEGLKEAASTFSATYDTPVHHHNPMEMHAVIAAWDGDERVTVYEPTQWMQASQHTLAAMLGLEPDNVHVISPFVGGGFGNKATTWPHLPPVVLAARKLGRPVKLVLSRAQMFAAVGYRAATTSAYSVGLDGDAQLTAMTLDAQLQTGPSDLFPEQVGNIPKMLYANPNMELNYTLIRTHAGPNIMMRAPGEASGSFGLEVLMDELAERAGLDPVEFRRRNHAPENSDPESGKPYSSKHLLECYDRAAQAFGWEGRNPEIGSMRDGNTLIGWGMATATYPVYASAATARARLCADGHVEIEAGSHDIGTGTYSILAGIAADSLGLDIGQVTVKLGDSRLPKNGYSGGSRTASSVGSAVLAAAMGLREELTEAATHDSASPLFGVAGQEIHPRDGGLYLGDTDQGETYTAILRRLGKDQHEVYRETIPHEGSQKQLDQLKAGKDGSVAAVAERFARHSWGAVFVEVRIDPDFMTPRVSRVVGAFDIGQVINAKTAESQLTGGMVWGVGMALHEETHTDDRTGLILNSDLAEYHIPVNADIGSVQAIALDHPDFRVSALGARGAGEIGIVGTAAAVANAIYHATGKRVRETPITLDKLL, encoded by the coding sequence ATGACCGTTCAGAAAGGCCAGCCCCAGCACTACGTGGGCCAGCGGGTCAGCCGCGTGGACGGCCCCGACAAGGTGCGCGGCGCGGCGACGTACACCGCCGAGTTCGATCTGCCGCGACTGGCGCACGCCGTCCTGGTCAGCGCCACGATTCCCCACGGCAGCATCAAGAAGATTGACCAGAAGGCCGCCCGCGCCGTGCCGGGGGTGCTGGACATCCTGACGCACGAGTCGGAGGGCATGAAGCTGGGGCCGGTCAAGGCGTACCCGCGCGGCCCCGCCGGAACCTCTGTACTGCCGCTCCAGTCGCCCAAGATCGAGTTCCGGGGGCAGCCGGTGGCCCTGGTGGTGGCCGAGTCGCTGGAGGCCGCCCAGCACGCCGCGCAACTGCTGGAGATCGAGTACGACGCCCACGACTTCCGCGCCACGCTGGAACAGGGAATGAATGGGCTGCCGCTGCTGGACAAGCTGCCGATGCCGCCGCTGGGCCATTCGCGCGGGAATGTCAAAGAGGGGCTTAAAGAGGCGGCCAGCACCTTTTCAGCCACCTACGACACCCCGGTTCACCACCACAACCCAATGGAAATGCACGCCGTGATCGCCGCCTGGGACGGCGACGAGCGTGTCACGGTCTACGAGCCGACGCAGTGGATGCAGGCGTCTCAGCACACCCTGGCCGCCATGCTGGGGCTGGAGCCGGACAATGTGCATGTGATCAGCCCGTTTGTGGGCGGGGGCTTCGGGAACAAGGCGACGACGTGGCCGCACCTGCCGCCCGTCGTGCTGGCCGCGCGCAAGCTGGGCCGCCCGGTCAAGCTGGTGCTGAGCCGCGCGCAGATGTTCGCCGCCGTGGGCTACCGCGCCGCCACCACCTCGGCGTATTCGGTGGGGCTGGACGGGGACGCGCAACTGACGGCCATGACGCTGGACGCGCAGTTGCAGACCGGCCCATCGGACCTCTTCCCCGAACAGGTGGGCAACATTCCCAAGATGCTGTACGCCAACCCCAACATGGAGCTGAACTACACGCTGATCCGCACCCACGCCGGGCCGAACATCATGATGCGTGCCCCCGGCGAGGCCAGCGGCAGCTTCGGCCTAGAAGTCCTGATGGACGAGCTGGCCGAGCGGGCGGGCCTCGATCCGGTGGAGTTCCGCCGCCGCAACCACGCCCCAGAGAACAGTGACCCGGAGAGCGGCAAGCCCTACAGCAGCAAGCACCTGCTGGAGTGCTATGACCGCGCGGCGCAGGCGTTTGGCTGGGAGGGGCGCAATCCCGAGATCGGCTCCATGCGCGATGGCAACACGCTGATCGGCTGGGGCATGGCGACGGCCACCTACCCGGTCTACGCCAGCGCCGCCACCGCCCGCGCCCGGCTGTGTGCCGACGGCCACGTGGAAATCGAGGCGGGCAGCCACGACATCGGCACCGGCACGTATTCCATTCTGGCCGGGATCGCCGCCGACTCGCTGGGCCTGGACATCGGGCAGGTGACGGTCAAGCTGGGCGACTCCCGGTTGCCCAAGAACGGCTATTCCGGCGGCAGCCGCACCGCGAGCAGCGTGGGCAGCGCCGTGCTGGCCGCCGCGATGGGCCTGCGTGAGGAATTGACGGAAGCCGCCACCCACGATTCCGCCTCCCCGCTGTTCGGCGTGGCGGGCCAGGAGATTCACCCGCGCGACGGTGGCCTGTACCTGGGCGACACCGATCAGGGCGAGACCTACACCGCCATCCTGCGCCGCCTGGGCAAGGATCAGCACGAGGTCTACCGCGAAACCATCCCGCACGAGGGCAGCCAGAAGCAACTCGATCAGCTCAAGGCGGGCAAGGACGGCAGCGTGGCAGCGGTGGCCGAGCGCTTCGCCCGTCACTCCTGGGGCGCGGTGTTCGTGGAGGTTCGCATTGATCCCGACTTCATGACCCCGCGCGTCAGCCGGGTGGTGGGGGCCTTCGACATCGGGCAGGTGATCAACGCCAAGACCGCCGAGTCGCAACTGACCGGGGGCATGGTCTGGGGCGTGGGCATGGCGCTGCACGAGGAAACCCACACCGATGACCGAACCGGCCTGATTCTCAACAGCGATCTGGCCGAGTATCACATCCCGGTCAACGCCGACATCGGCAGCGTGCAGGCCATCGCGCTGGATCACCCGGATTTCCGGGTCAGCGCCCTGGGCGCGCGTGGCGCGGGCGAGATCGGCATCGTGGGCACCGCCGCCGCCGTCGCCAACGCGATCTACCACGCGACAGGCAAGCGGGTGCGCGAGACGCCGATCACGCTGGACAAGCTGTTGTAA
- a CDS encoding NAD(P)/FAD-dependent oxidoreductase: MHDTVIVGAGLAGLTAARILGRAGRRVRVLEASAVLGGRVRSRVVDGFTLDAGYQVLFPGYPAVRRNLDLDALELVPIPPSAAVRRGRREDVLGDPRRDPAALPSTLTTGVLSVADKLRVGRLALELLAPPPHTLLIGPDETTESYLRGQGFSEAALNNFFRPFFGGIFLRRELDTSARLFRYYFRMLIDGGAALPRVGMGAIPQQLAAGVDVQVNVRVTALTAHGSHVTLQTSNGELDARSVIVATDPNAAAGLLGQDVSRGSLGSTYLSYAADRAIDDQPRLLLNAETGLINNAQWLSNVLPGRVPPGQQLLVVSVLDLPLLEDAALDARVRGELAHWYGEAAVSGLRTLAVERIPHAQYPQPPGYVATLPGHATGLPGVLLASEVTSMSGIQGAMESGEKAAAILLDDLAALSRPRGA, from the coding sequence ATGCACGACACAGTGATCGTAGGCGCGGGGCTGGCCGGACTGACGGCGGCGCGGATCCTCGGCCGGGCCGGGCGGCGGGTGCGGGTGCTGGAGGCGTCGGCAGTGCTGGGCGGACGGGTGCGCTCGCGGGTGGTGGACGGCTTCACGCTGGACGCCGGGTATCAGGTGCTGTTTCCGGGTTACCCGGCGGTGAGGCGCAATCTCGATCTGGACGCCCTGGAGCTGGTGCCCATTCCGCCCTCGGCGGCGGTGCGGCGTGGCCGGCGCGAGGACGTGCTGGGCGATCCCCGGCGCGATCCGGCGGCGCTGCCCAGCACCCTGACCACGGGCGTGCTGAGCGTGGCCGACAAGCTGAGGGTGGGCCGACTGGCGCTGGAACTGCTGGCCCCACCGCCCCACACCCTGCTCATCGGCCCCGACGAGACCACCGAGAGTTACCTGCGCGGCCAGGGCTTCAGCGAGGCCGCGCTGAACAATTTCTTCCGGCCCTTCTTCGGAGGCATCTTCCTGCGGCGCGAGCTGGACACCTCCGCGCGGCTGTTCCGCTACTACTTCCGCATGCTCATCGACGGCGGCGCGGCGCTGCCCCGCGTGGGCATGGGCGCCATTCCACAGCAGCTGGCGGCGGGAGTGGACGTTCAGGTCAACGTGCGCGTGACGGCTCTGACGGCGCACGGCTCCCACGTCACCCTTCAGACCTCGAACGGTGAGTTGGACGCCCGCAGCGTGATCGTCGCCACCGATCCGAACGCGGCGGCGGGGCTGCTGGGCCAGGACGTCTCGCGCGGCAGTCTGGGCAGCACGTACCTGTCCTACGCCGCCGACAGGGCAATCGACGATCAGCCCCGCCTGCTGCTCAACGCCGAAACTGGACTGATCAACAACGCCCAGTGGCTCAGCAACGTGCTGCCGGGGCGGGTGCCGCCGGGTCAGCAGCTGCTGGTGGTCAGCGTGCTGGATCTGCCCCTGCTGGAAGACGCTGCGTTGGACGCCCGCGTGCGCGGCGAGCTGGCGCACTGGTACGGTGAGGCGGCAGTCTCCGGCCTGCGGACATTGGCCGTGGAGCGAATCCCACACGCCCAGTACCCGCAGCCGCCCGGTTACGTGGCGACATTGCCCGGCCACGCCACGGGGCTGCCCGGCGTCCTGCTGGCCTCGGAAGTCACCTCCATGAGTGGCATTCAGGGGGCCATGGAAAGCGGCGAGAAGGCGGCGGCCATCCTGCTGGACGATCTGGCCGCCCTGAGCCGCCCACGGGGGGCCTGA
- a CDS encoding response regulator, with the protein MTRSPPLPAQAQPTPSRVMIVEDDELVRTIHRTLVADTPGFQVVSAVGTLAQAEQDLGQLTVDLLMVDIYLPDGNGLDWVSGLPRTPSSPDVIMVTAANDLPTVQTAVRSGVLDFLIKPFDRQRLQAAFQRHQQRRAVSSAGHLTQSGVDRLLRHDPVTHLPKGIDAATLTRVQRLLDRGPEAWSAELAGKHLGVSRITAWRYLEYLVGLSFATVDVQYQTTGRPLKLYRRTDASV; encoded by the coding sequence ATGACCCGCTCCCCGCCTCTGCCTGCCCAGGCCCAGCCCACGCCCAGCCGTGTGATGATCGTCGAGGACGACGAACTGGTGCGCACCATCCACCGCACCCTGGTGGCCGACACGCCCGGTTTTCAGGTGGTCAGCGCCGTGGGCACGCTGGCCCAGGCCGAGCAGGATCTGGGTCAGCTGACGGTGGATCTGCTGATGGTGGACATCTACCTGCCGGACGGCAATGGTCTGGACTGGGTCAGCGGATTGCCCCGCACGCCCAGCAGCCCGGACGTGATCATGGTCACCGCCGCCAACGATCTGCCCACCGTCCAGACGGCGGTGCGCAGCGGCGTCCTGGATTTTCTGATCAAGCCGTTTGACCGGCAGCGGCTTCAGGCCGCTTTTCAGCGGCATCAGCAGCGCCGCGCCGTGAGCAGCGCTGGCCACCTGACCCAGTCTGGGGTCGACCGGCTGCTGCGCCACGATCCGGTCACCCATCTGCCCAAGGGCATTGACGCCGCCACCCTGACCAGGGTGCAGCGCCTGCTGGACCGCGGCCCGGAGGCCTGGAGCGCCGAGCTGGCAGGCAAGCACCTGGGGGTCAGCCGCATCACGGCGTGGCGCTACCTGGAATATCTGGTGGGGCTGTCCTTCGCCACGGTGGACGTGCAATACCAGACCACCGGCAGACCGCTGAAGCTCTATCGGCGCACCGACGCGTCCGTATAG
- a CDS encoding sensor histidine kinase: MRGSDAALSPPSRPSDAARLARLSVPPARWRRLRMWQRFFLSQVTVFTLLMLILAAVQYASLTSHTRQEFGDRALMLSRTIAATPTVKTYFTRPDVPLQIDPLLRQIQAEIGADFLVVGGRLGMRYAHPFPPALAQRISQGGGLDDVLVGGDPVEVGVQQFRDFIWGKAEIRDAEARVIGLVSTGFLLPTVQAGIARVMWGLLPWYGFGLLFALLSSLYLSGRLRRDLFDLEPDQISGLVSQHHAVLTALQDGVLVLDGHRVLLANPRALTYLQAGQVSELPPLPQLWPELHALLGRAGGESFQDRPGVWQRQPMLLTCYPLPGPQRLILFRERAEAVRLAEELTQTRQYVELLRSQTHEFTNRLHTVAGLMQIGRPELALQVIQREAGQAQHVSDSVAGIAPPRLAALLAGKIARARELGTDLQVDASSALADHWPEPVIDAVLLAAGNLIENAFDAVQGQPERRITVMLGEDAEGLQLEVRDSGPGLNPQHLQQPGFSTKGPGRGQGLSLIRQHLLGLGGQMEHLRTPEETVFIISIPAGGG, from the coding sequence ATGCGCGGCTCTGACGCGGCCCTGTCACCTCCATCGCGCCCGTCCGACGCGGCGCGGCTGGCCCGCCTCTCGGTGCCCCCGGCGCGCTGGCGGCGCCTGCGGATGTGGCAGCGGTTCTTCCTCAGTCAGGTCACGGTGTTTACCCTGCTGATGCTGATTCTGGCGGCGGTGCAGTACGCCTCGCTCACCTCGCACACGCGCCAGGAGTTCGGAGACCGCGCGCTGATGCTCTCGCGCACCATTGCCGCGACGCCCACGGTCAAGACCTACTTCACCCGCCCGGACGTGCCGCTGCAGATCGACCCGCTGCTGCGGCAGATCCAGGCCGAGATCGGCGCGGATTTTCTGGTGGTGGGCGGACGGCTGGGCATGCGCTACGCCCACCCCTTTCCCCCGGCCCTGGCGCAGCGCATCAGCCAGGGGGGTGGGCTGGACGACGTGCTGGTGGGCGGCGATCCGGTGGAGGTGGGCGTGCAGCAGTTCCGCGACTTCATCTGGGGCAAGGCCGAGATCCGGGACGCGGAGGCGCGGGTGATCGGTCTGGTGTCCACCGGCTTTCTGCTGCCCACCGTGCAGGCCGGGATTGCGCGCGTGATGTGGGGCCTGCTGCCGTGGTACGGCTTTGGCCTGCTGTTCGCGCTGCTGAGCAGCCTGTACCTGAGCGGCCGGCTGCGCCGCGATCTGTTCGATCTGGAACCCGACCAGATTTCGGGACTGGTGTCCCAGCATCACGCGGTGCTGACGGCCCTGCAAGACGGCGTGCTGGTGCTGGACGGTCACCGTGTGCTGCTCGCCAATCCACGCGCCCTGACGTATCTGCAGGCCGGGCAGGTTTCGGAATTGCCGCCTCTGCCGCAGCTGTGGCCCGAACTGCATGCCCTGCTGGGCCGCGCGGGCGGGGAGTCCTTTCAGGATCGGCCCGGCGTGTGGCAACGGCAACCCATGTTGCTGACCTGTTATCCGCTGCCCGGCCCTCAGCGCCTGATCCTGTTCCGCGAGCGCGCCGAGGCGGTGCGGCTGGCCGAGGAACTGACCCAGACCCGCCAGTACGTCGAGCTGCTGCGCTCTCAGACCCACGAGTTCACCAACCGCCTGCACACCGTCGCGGGTCTGATGCAGATCGGCCGTCCCGAACTGGCCCTGCAGGTGATCCAGCGCGAGGCGGGGCAGGCGCAGCACGTCAGCGACAGCGTGGCGGGCATCGCGCCGCCCCGGCTGGCCGCCCTGCTGGCCGGCAAGATCGCCCGCGCGCGTGAACTGGGCACCGATCTACAGGTGGACGCCTCGTCGGCGCTGGCCGATCACTGGCCCGAACCCGTGATCGACGCCGTGCTGCTGGCGGCAGGCAACCTGATCGAAAACGCCTTCGACGCCGTGCAGGGCCAGCCCGAGCGCCGCATCACGGTCATGCTCGGCGAGGACGCCGAGGGGCTTCAGCTGGAGGTGCGGGACAGTGGCCCCGGCCTGAACCCGCAGCACCTCCAGCAGCCGGGCTTCTCCACCAAAGGGCCGGGGCGTGGTCAGGGGCTGTCGTTGATCCGGCAGCACCTGTTGGGCCTGGGCGGGCAGATGGAACACCTGCGAACCCCAGAAGAAACGGTCTTCATCATCAGCATTCCGGCGGGGGGCGGATGA